One Rhinoderma darwinii isolate aRhiDar2 chromosome 3 unlocalized genomic scaffold, aRhiDar2.hap1 SUPER_3_unloc_11, whole genome shotgun sequence genomic region harbors:
- the LOC142682187 gene encoding vitelline membrane outer layer protein 1-like — protein MLSKVLALLLIVQTSLVCATFITVSNGAQWGQWAEWEKCANGSKAKGFSMKVDNQHIRGDDTAVNGIKLYCVKCSPPHEEKIITSKFAPWGNWTEPQWCKYGILDKFSLRVEKNQGGGDDTAVNNIKFECTDDGQLEGEGLFWGRYGGWSEKCKNGICGIKTKVQGDEKDYTTDNTGLNDVQFLCCT, from the exons ATGCTGTCCAAGGTCCTGGCCCTGCTGCTCATTGTGCAGACTTCTCTGGTTTGCGCTACTTTTATCACAGTCAGTAATGGGGCACAGTGGGGACAATGGGCTGAATGGGAAAAATGTGCCAATGGGTCAAAGGCCAAAGGGTTCAGCATGAAG gtgGATAACCAACATATAAGGggagatgacactgctgtgaaCGGAATTAAATTATACTGCGTTAAATGTTCCCCCCCTCATGAAGAGAAGATTATCACCTCTAAATTTGCACC ATGGGGAAACTGGACAGAACCTCAGTGGTGTAAGTATGGAATCCTAGACAAATTCTCATTGCGGGTGGAGAAAAATCAGGGTGGAGGGGATGATACAGCTGTGAACAACATCAAGTTTGAATGCACCGACGATGGACAGCTGGAAGGCGAGGGGCTCTTTTGGGGCAGATACGGAGGATGGAGCGAAAAATGCAAAAATGGAATATGCGGCATCAAAACTAAAGTTCAGGGGGACGAAAAAGattacaccacagataatacaggtCTTAATGACGTCCAATTCCTCTGCTGTACTTAA